The Novosphingobium sp. 9U region TTGAGCGCCGCGGTCAGTGCGTCCTTGTTGGCGTCAGTGTCATTCGCAAGGACGTTGCCGTTGCCTGTCTCACCAGAAACGATCGTCAGCGCATCGCTCTTTGCCTCAGGCGCCGTGTTCTGCACAGCCTTGGGTGATACCGTCACCGACACGGTAGCAGTCGACGATGCCTTGCCGTCGGTGGCGGTGTAGGTGAAGCTGTCGGTGCCCGAGAAGCCCTCAGCAGCCTTGTAGACATAGTTGCCATCGGCTGCGAGCGTGACGGTGCCGTTTGCAGGCCCGGACTTGAGCGCCGCCGTCAGTGCGTCCTTGTTGGCGTCAGTGTCATTCGCAAGGACGTTGCCCTTGCCCGTCTCACCAGAGACGATCGTCAGCGCATCCTCGTATACCTCGGGCGCCACATTTAGCGATGGTCTAGTTGCAGTTGGTTGTCCCCCTGCAGCCAGAGCGTCGATCTCCTCGATGGTCGCATTGAGGTTATCGGTCCCGCCCATGTAAAAGACCACCGTAGTCGACTCGCCGGCTCCCAACGTGCCCAGCTTGAAGTTCAAGTTCATGGTCACATCGGTCTTAGTGACCGTTCCAACCTTCTGTGCGACAGACACTCCGGCGTCGTAAGGGTCCTCGTTGATGAAGCCGTACGTTGTAGCAACCGCGCGGGTATCGCTGGTGTAGAGGAAGATCGGGTCGCTCGTCGCGCTCGCTCCAGCTGTGACTAGTGCCCCCCCATCACCCTGCCTGACGATCTTGTTAACCGTCGAATAGCCTTCGACCAAATCAGGATCGATGGCGCGCAAATAGCGTACATCGCTCATTGCTTCAGATGAATTGTTGGTCAAGGTGACTTCAAAGCGAACGTACTTGGCGTCTTCAGTCAGCGTGATTGTCTGATCAACGCCAAGCTTTTCCGTGGTCGCGCCCTTCCAATTAGCTTCGGCGACACCTGCGGCAGAGCCATTGCTGCTTTTCCCGGCAATTTCGGTGAGCCCGGCCAATTCCTGATTAGAATGAACGTAAGTTTTGCCGTCGGTCTTGTAGCCGATGTTGAAGCCTTCAATTGGCGCCCCGCGCACCACAGCATCGCGCATAGCAGCCTTACCCGTGCCAAACCCGTCGGTGTCTGCCAGCAGTCCGACACGCTTATAGGTCAAATCATGATCTACTCCTTCTGGAGCAGAGTACCGGCTGCCGATGTTTCCGCTGCTGTTCACCCCGACGGACAAATACTTCCCTTGGAGGAAGATCTCATTTCCGACCATCTTGTTAATCAAAGTCATGCGTCGATCCTCAAAGGCACCAGCAGCGTTGCCGCTCTGCGCGTTTCGTTCTGTCGATCACATACCCCCCCGGGCAGTGTTCAGTGCAATGATGAGCATGTCATCGCGCTCTCTAATTGCCCGGTGGCAAGTTACGAAATGTCCTCACAAATCCGGTTTCCAGGACGTTCATAATTAGACTAATCTTTGTGCGTGATCATTCCAGCCTCCTTGCTAAACGCGGATCGTTAACTAGGCCCTGTTGACATAGTGAATCCCCGAGCGTGGTGATCTCTGATTCAAGACTGCCTTTTGGAGGCGGAGTTCGACCGAGGCGATCTGTCAGACGAGGAATGGGCAGTCGTTGGGCTGCTGCTGCCTTCTGAGCGGGGCCGCAAGGCTAGGCCTGCGAACGACAATCGGCGGTTTCTCAACGGCATGCTGCATGTTTTGCGGGTTGGTTGTTCCTTGGCGCGACATGCACGAGCGCTACGGCAAGTGAAACTCGGTCTATTTCCGCTTCCGCCGCTGGGCTGAGCAGGGTGTGTGTGGGATGCTCTCTACCCTCGTAAATTTAGGGCTGACCGATGACTGGCAGCACATGATCGATAGCACAATCGTTCGCGGCCACTCTCAGGCAGCGGGTGCTAAAGGGGGACCTGCAAGGAGGGCTTTGGTCGAAGCCGCGGCGCTTTACGAGCAAGATCCATGCCCGCTGCGACGGTCAGGGACGCCTCTTGGCTTCGTCCTGACGAGCGGCGAGGTCTCGGACTACAGGGCTGTGCCGGCCCTGCTCGACATGCCCGTCACCATGCCCAAGGCTCTGCTTGCCGACAAAGGCTACGACAGCGACGGCGTTGCGAAAACCTGCTCTGGCGAGGCATCCTGCCGATCATTCCACCCAAGGTAAACCGCCGTGAGCCAGCAATTTGCGACTTCAGGCGAAATCGTGATCGCAACCACGTCGAGCGCTTGTTCAGCAGGCTCAAGCAATCGCGCCGCATCGCCACCCGCTACGACAAAACTGCCTCGTCGGAAGGTGTACGGTGGACTTGGTGTCGGCGAGCTGCGACGGGTTAAGCAGCTCGAAGAGGAGAACCGCAAGCTCAAGCAGTTGGTTGCGGACCTGAGCCTGGACAAGCACATCTTGCAGGACGGTTTATCAAAAAGGGTCTGACGCTTGGGCGGCGGCGCGAGCTTGTTGCGCACGTCCAGGCGTCTCGCGGGGTGAGTGAAAGGCGTAGCTGCTCGGTGCTCGACGCCGAGCGATCTTCGGTGCGCTACACCTCGCATCGACCGGACTAAACGCCATTGATGATGCGCATTCGCGATCTGGCTGCGACGCGTACGCGGTATGGCTTCTTCAGGATCTATATCCTGCTGCGCAGGGAAGGATGGCA contains the following coding sequences:
- a CDS encoding transposase is translated as MIDSTIVRGHSQAAGAKGGPARRALVEAAALYEQDPCPLRRSGTPLGFVLTSGEVSDYRAVPALLDMPVTMPKALLADKGYDSDGVAKTCSGEASCRSFHPR
- a CDS encoding cadherin-like domain-containing protein, which produces MTLINKMVGNEIFLQGKYLSVGVNSSGNIGSRYSAPEGVDHDLTYKRVGLLADTDGFGTGKAAMRDAVVRGAPIEGFNIGYKTDGKTYVHSNQELAGLTEIAGKSSNGSAAGVAEANWKGATTEKLGVDQTITLTEDAKYVRFEVTLTNNSSEAMSDVRYLRAIDPDLVEGYSTVNKIVRQGDGGALVTAGASATSDPIFLYTSDTRAVATTYGFINEDPYDAGVSVAQKVGTVTKTDVTMNLNFKLGTLGAGESTTVVFYMGGTDNLNATIEEIDALAAGGQPTATRPSLNVAPEVYEDALTIVSGETGKGNVLANDTDANKDALTAALKSGPANGTVTLAADGNYVYKAAEGFSGTDSFTYTATDGKASSTATVSVTVSPKAVQNTAPEAKSDALTIVSGETGNGNVLANDTDANKDALTAAL
- a CDS encoding transposase; amino-acid sequence: MEAEFDRGDLSDEEWAVVGLLLPSERGRKARPANDNRRFLNGMLHVLRVGCSLARHARALRQVKLGLFPLPPLG